Proteins from a genomic interval of Neovison vison isolate M4711 chromosome 4, ASM_NN_V1, whole genome shotgun sequence:
- the LOC122904013 gene encoding probable G-protein coupled receptor 141, whose protein sequence is MEPNNMTTLPNASNTEQGHCKGHCRMILITVYSMVLLGGTTGTVLMSRMMCKRKSQSMIAMIILNIIVLHSVLLVSLPFRLSYYILGVWEFGSFLCRLVSSIIYGHMYFTFVFYVVIVILRLLIYFKKLQMQKLQKYHMVVLSIVIWTTGSLVFWPILLLQYGIHPSYSEKPRCFEFYKDLNRGDLIILNYSMIVIMISTVVILFLIEMGVIVQLIKALWPDMWAHQDYRAQIKSFFFLLVIVVCFIPHHVFRVHFIQNYSEIDNSELVLYNEIFVALTTVCCLDMVCFIGGVIH, encoded by the coding sequence CTGATAACAGTCTACAGCATGGTTTTGCTTGGAGGTACCACGGGGACAGTACTGATGTCACGTATGATGTGCAAAAGGAAGAGCCAATCCATGATTGCCATGATCATTCTCAATATCATAGTGCTACACTCAGTCCTCCTGGTCAGCCTCCCGTTCCGCCTCAGCTATTATATCTTAGGGGTCTGGGAGTTCGGATCCTTTCTCTGCCGACTGGTCAGCAGCATAATATACGGTCATATGTACTTCACCTTTGTTTTCTATGTGGTCATTGTCATACTCCGATTGCTCATCTATTTTAAGAAACTCCAAATGCAAAAGTTGCAAAAATACCACATGGTAGTATTAAGCATTGTTATTTGGACCACAGGCAGCCTTGTTTTTTGGCCAATATTACTTTTACAATATGGCATACATCCAAGCTACTCAGAAAAACCACGGTGCTTTGAGTTCTACAAAGATCTCAACCGGGGGGATCTCATTATCTTGAACTACTCCATGATTGTCATTATGATCTCAACAGTTGTTATACTCTTTCTGATAGAGATGGGCGTCATTGTTCAACTGATAAAAGCTCTCTGGCCTGACATGTGGGCACATCAAGACTATAGAGCTCAAATCAAGAGCTTCTTCTTCCTCCTAGTAATAGTGGTCTGTTTTATACCCCACCACGTATTCCGGGtacattttattcaaaattaCTCAGAGATAGACAATTCTGAGTTAGTTCTTTATAATGAAATTTTTGTTGCTTTGACTACGGTCTGTTGCCTGGATATGGTGTGTTTCATAGGGGGGGTTATCCATTAA